AGCCGGTAATTTGGGATTTCGATGTGCAAAGAATGGTTAATCCGCAAATCATTTATgaataagtttattataagtagttaaactattttaagaGGCACTTCGTGTtattcaaagcaaatgcatacTAACGAACAATATTATAACTTAGTTCAAGTACTCTAAGAGGTACAGCGCGTTATTACATGGCTAGGATACTGTGTATATCAGTCATGTATAATCAGTTTGGGTTTCTTTGCGGCGGCGTCTACGGCTTTTGTTTAAACGCGATCGTCTCTTGCGTTCTAACGTGGACTCATTTGGGCGTGGTGGCATCTTTGGTTGATATGGTAATGGCTTTTTTGTTTCGCGACTAAAAATGtgtattaaatgtaaatacgtaaatataaaaatataaataattaccTTACCTTATGCggcatattttacaaaatcCTTTTTCTGGATGTGTGTGCTTGTCCCACAGTAAATCTCTGACAAGCTTACCGCACCAGGCCATGGTATGCAGACGTATGAAAAATTTTTGAGAATGATATTGTGGATCCTGCCCACATTTTTGTGCATGACGTAGCCAGGATTTATTTGACATCTTTACAAAACCACAGCGAGGACAGTTTACCCATTTGGCAATTTCTTGTGTAGTCACCCAACGTGCAGGTCTCTCCAGTTTAGGTTTAATATCAGCGATTATTGGAGCTGGATGCTCCTCAACGTATTCATCTGATAATACGGTAGGTTCCTCCTCTATTGAATTCTGTGGAAGTTCAGCTGCTTCGTGCGCCAACGATCTCACCTCACTTATgttgaaatttgttaaatcGATATTTTCAAGTATTTGCGGCGCTGCTGTTCGTTCTTCCGGAAATGGTGGCCAAATATCTGAgtaaacaaatacatgcaaCCGAGCTGTAGCACCAGCGCCAGGGCAAAGCGTATGCGACTCGCTTGTTTTTAAACTGCGTATTACATTGCAGTAAAGACATTTCTCTGGCGGCTGTTGCACGCAACAGAAGCAATGATTAAAGTGATATACCGGATCAGGATCTGTCCCAATGCAAAATTTTGATTGTGGTGCATTCCGCGGAGTCCCGCATTTACAACAAACAGCACGCATTTCAATGCACTATGTGACACAAACTAACGCACAGTGTAAGTGATTTTCACATAAATGGGAGCCGTTAAATGTTGAACTTTTAGCTGTACACAATACTTTTAGTTGACTTGAATTTCTTCATCCAACGGTGTTAATTTGTCACATGTGCTGCGTAAATCTTATTCGAATTTCAAAAGAGAAGGATGGTAATTAACTGTAGCCCGATAACATTCACAAAACATGCTTACCAGGGGTGCTAAGTTAGCTGGTGTGCGGTGCTGCCACCTAGTCCGATCTCGATTTTCACATTTAGCGATGCCACACTTTAAGAGTTGCCAAGTAGATTTTATTGATTGACGCGCCACAAATTGAATGCGCAAATTATTTATCTATTAGCTATAGAAAAGCAATTTGTACATAAGTAATGAATAAAATCACAAACCTATTGTTTCCCAATGgttgcaaaaaaaacttttgtgtaatttaaataagcgaCTTTACATTATTGTCTGCGCGccaaataaagtttttaaattcagCAATTCATATTCTGAGGCAACcgttaaactaaatatttaacagcaTGACAATAGTTAACTATTAAAGATGTCATGTGTATATTGTGTAATTAATTCACAATATTggagaaaaataaataaattgtaaagcaaGAAGGAATCTTCATATTTTCTTGtaataatattgattttattataatttatagtcGGCGATGTGTTTGCATATATTGCATTCATCAAattagtatatttttattattacatacatagatacGTACTTAATATAACTAATGGTATATatgttttgtatgtatattgctGACTAATGCTTTGCGAACAACGAAAAATGTGTATTGCAAATCTTACAGATTTTTTGACTATGCTtgcatgtttgtatgtatctGAATATATGAATGATAGTAAAGCTACTGATACAATAATTATATAGTATACGACTACAggttgtttaatattaatttagtttctGAAATGCTTCACTGATACCATACAATTTgcaatgaaatacaaatatacaaaagcttACATATTTAAGGACTTTATAGGATATGCTGGCTATATACAAATAACGAAATAGAACTAACATAACTCTAACGATAAGTACAACTAAGTTTAAGTTGAAAATGTGTGGGGGGGTGCTGGATCTGTGGACATGATGAAATGATCTTAGCGGGATTAAGGGCCATGTGCATTTTCTTGATGTTCGCTCGAAAAAATATCACAATGCAAATTATCGTTGGACTGCTGATCGTTGCGGTGCGTTGCTGGGATATGTGCCAAGTAAATGAAAGGCGCGCCTTGAAAGGATTATGCATAGAGGAAGCATGATTACCAGTAAGGAGCATAACGCCTGCCAGCCTGGAAGACTTCAAAAGCCTGAACCAATGTTCAAATAAGCAAACGCTGTAGCTCAAGCCCCGTCTCCGGCGGACAGCTGCACGGCTTGGAGCATGACCGCCTTGAGATTACGTGCCAGACTATTAATATGCACCACCGAGTCGACCATCTCCTGCACCGCACTGCCGCTGGGGAAATGCGCTGCCGCCTTCTTCGACTTGAGCACGCAGGTCTTGAGCGCTTCAAAGAGTTCATTGGTGCAGTGCTGAATCTTCTCGCGCAGCGCCTCTTTGGAGATATTGCGATGCACATTGTCGCCAATGGTGACCAGATTATGCGCACTGACCACAACAAACTTGCCATAGGCAATGAAATACTTGGGTGGCTGGTTCTTCTCGACAGTTTCCAGGAACGAGTCGATCGCTTGGAGGAGGTTGCCCATGTGCGTTGAGATTTGCTGCGCATAGTAACGCACCAGCTTCTTATCCTTGTCGTTCAGCTCAGGGGATTTGGTAGGAGTGGGCGTAGTGGGTGGCAAAGAGGGCGTGGAGCCCACAGCGCTGCTCTCGGCTATTTTGAGTGCGCTATCAAATTGCGTCTTCAGTCCAGCTGGTATGGCATCCCGCAGCGACTGATGCTTCTTGGCCGCTGCATCCTTGGACTCGAAGGCTACATAGTCGTAGTCCTCTAGCCACTCGGCACTGCTGCggctgccattgccattttGGCTGGCATTCAGCATCAGCTCCGTGGGCAGTTGACGCTTGAACAGCAACGAGGCGTTGCCTTGAATGAAACTCGTGGTGGAGCGCACATCCTCAGTCAACGTCTGTGCGCAGGCCATGAGCTGATCCAGGCTATCGGGTGGCCGGCAGCCGTGCTTCTCATCGCTGCGTGCCAGCTGATCCACTGACCAACCTCCCTGTGCATCCAGTGCCATGGAGGAGTCGTGTATGAGCTTGCTGGCATCCCTCAGAGCACGCACCAGTGGTCGCAGCTTCAAGGCCAAATTGCGATCCTCCGATTTCTGCGCATTGCCCAGCGCGCCTTCGCCAAACTCCGCCAGATCATGCAAAGCGGTGCGCAGACGCAGTGCAGCCAACTTCAGCTCCATTAGATTGGGCTCCAGTTGGGCGCGCGTACGCCAATTGGGCACAACAAAGCTAAGCAGACGCGTTATGGCCGTAGTCGTCTCCGACTGCAGTTTGGCTAAAGTTTCCAGCGCTGAGTTCAGTTCCAATGGCAGCTCTTTGACGGCATTGTTGGTATTTGTGGGTGCAACAcgttgctcctgctcctgcagcGGTGGCAGTGGAAAGTCGTATGTGCAGgcatgtgggcgtgggcgcACGGGCAGCGGATTACGGCGGGGTACATCATAGTCGGGCATgttggccaagctgctgcgATTGGAGCTGGAGAAGCTCAGCGACAAGCTGTCGCTCGTGAGCAGCGACGACGCTGAGCTGCTTGGCGTAAGCGTATGCTGCGTTGCCTGTGACTGcaacagtgggcgtggcacatcATAGGACTCTTCCTCAATGGACATCGAAGCCGCTACACTCTTCAGTGAATCGAAGCGCGCGCCCAGCGCTGAGCCTGAGGTTGGAGTACGCACACATCTTGCGCCCGCCTCATAGCCCAAGGAGACGGGCGTGGCTGGCTTTGGTATATCGTAGGTCTCGAActcgctgccactgccacaggcattgccattgctatgCGGTGTGCCCATCATTCCGAGATTTTGATACACACTTTGGTTGCTGTAAATCTGTTGCGGATGCGCCGAACGTGGTGTCGCCAATGAACTGGGCGATGAACCGTTATAGATGTACACATCACCGTGCCGCTGAGGCGTTATGACCTGCCAagtaagaaagagagagagcgcataagaaaatgtgcaacaaaaatataaaaaattgttaacgctgcataaaaactttaatgCTATTAATCAAAGGACAATGACCCATtgtagttaatttttttatattttgtgcatatgcataaattagtaACTTGATGTGGCTGCAGTTTCCATGCGACTGCACCCCGCTCccaaaattcacacacacacacgcaaacaaagCGTTATTGATTTtctctattgttgttgtcagccaagtttattgcataaatataacatAGACTTTGTTTATGCAGCTTACCTATGTCTAAGCGTTAATTGCTTATTTGAAATTCTCACATTTTGTTGTCAATTGCTGCCAATTAATACACGAACAATGAAAGTGCGTTGAACCAAAACTTACAGCAGCTCAAATTGTATTACTAAATGTATTGGTACTTTTAAAGTACCAAAGGCAAAGGTAGCAGGGAAATTTTTTAGCGCAGGCGCAATTCATACCAGGGTTGCTGCATTAAGTGCAGTGCAGTTCAATGCCGTTCAGTGTCAAggtaagcaaacaaaggcaaataGTAGTAGATGAAAAAGGCAGTATTTTAAACAACGATTAGTACTAGTTGAGTAGTAGCTGAAAAGGGCAGTT
The DNA window shown above is from Drosophila busckii strain San Diego stock center, stock number 13000-0081.31 chromosome 3L, ASM1175060v1, whole genome shotgun sequence and carries:
- the LOC108600859 gene encoding breast cancer anti-estrogen resistance protein 1 isoform X2, with the protein product MMGTPHSNGNACGSGSEFETYDIPKPATPVSLGYEAGARCVRTPTSGSALGARFDSLKSVAASMSIEEESYDVPRPLLQSQATQHTLTPSSSASSLLTSDSLSLSFSSSNRSSLANMPDYDVPRRNPLPVRPRPHACTYDFPLPPLQEQEQRVAPTNTNNAVKELPLELNSALETLAKLQSETTTAITRLLSFVVPNWRTRAQLEPNLMELKLAALRLRTALHDLAEFGEGALGNAQKSEDRNLALKLRPLVRALRDASKLIHDSSMALDAQGGWSVDQLARSDEKHGCRPPDSLDQLMACAQTLTEDVRSTTSFIQGNASLLFKRQLPTELMLNASQNGNGSRSSAEWLEDYDYVAFESKDAAAKKHQSLRDAIPAGLKTQFDSALKIAESSAVGSTPSLPPTTPTPTKSPELNDKDKKLVRYYAQQISTHMGNLLQAIDSFLETVEKNQPPKYFIAYGKFVVVSAHNLVTIGDNVHRNISKEALREKIQHCTNELFEALKTCVLKSKKAAAHFPSGSAVQEMVDSVVHINSLARNLKAVMLQAVQLSAGDGA
- the LOC108600859 gene encoding breast cancer anti-estrogen resistance protein 1 isoform X1, translating into MLDKQSSISVSGSCCSSNATNVDLDYDVPVSRRIHIKSKLYAKAIYDNYADSPDELPFKKGDILTVIEQDTEGIEGWWLCSLRNRQGLCPGNRLRILNSYDSGCFSPSPASSPIPSLAASTATLNSSICSTDIYENGSIISATGSAAVSNTDSQSSNSSSSCLGRRLWQASPHKVITPQRHGDVYIYNGSSPSSLATPRSAHPQQIYSNQSVYQNLGMMGTPHSNGNACGSGSEFETYDIPKPATPVSLGYEAGARCVRTPTSGSALGARFDSLKSVAASMSIEEESYDVPRPLLQSQATQHTLTPSSSASSLLTSDSLSLSFSSSNRSSLANMPDYDVPRRNPLPVRPRPHACTYDFPLPPLQEQEQRVAPTNTNNAVKELPLELNSALETLAKLQSETTTAITRLLSFVVPNWRTRAQLEPNLMELKLAALRLRTALHDLAEFGEGALGNAQKSEDRNLALKLRPLVRALRDASKLIHDSSMALDAQGGWSVDQLARSDEKHGCRPPDSLDQLMACAQTLTEDVRSTTSFIQGNASLLFKRQLPTELMLNASQNGNGSRSSAEWLEDYDYVAFESKDAAAKKHQSLRDAIPAGLKTQFDSALKIAESSAVGSTPSLPPTTPTPTKSPELNDKDKKLVRYYAQQISTHMGNLLQAIDSFLETVEKNQPPKYFIAYGKFVVVSAHNLVTIGDNVHRNISKEALREKIQHCTNELFEALKTCVLKSKKAAAHFPSGSAVQEMVDSVVHINSLARNLKAVMLQAVQLSAGDGA